One Drosophila santomea strain STO CAGO 1482 chromosome X, Prin_Dsan_1.1, whole genome shotgun sequence DNA segment encodes these proteins:
- the LOC120456314 gene encoding RNA-binding protein NOB1, with the protein MAETSEKIKFLVADTTAFINAVPLNEYAEQVLTVPDVVAEVRNKRQIRRLCVLPFDLQVREPRPESIKHCVEFAKKTGDYASLSGIDLKVISLTYELEADNVGTDHLRQEPVMAQTIASKEKPEEMQDANNKRLVGWYMPEGEEEEEDEDSEEEEEDSQEEDAAEDEQEGDESQDTVKAAIEAQLAGKEPFSSESIQTEEEPDQEPSQEELDKLFEQLKCAPSAEEEQELSELLVSQPAEVDEEVSEPQETQQSQNLDDDVGDDGWITHSNIKKAKKALEGKVETDEVPPVACMTTDYALQNVLKQLNLHLAALNGRIIKQLRTYILRCYACYRTTSIMTKVFCPNCGNKTLKRVAVSLDENGRQVIHINTRRPLTNKYKNQSLPRFHGGKHSRNPILFEDQPMPRQMPSRVAKTKTNALDQDYTAGFSPFVLRDVDSKSAMLRSKGNLKEWARNNNFEEDRRRKNYNRLYK; encoded by the exons ATGGCCGAAACGAGCGAAAAGATCAAGTTCCTGGTGGCGGACACCACAGCCTTCATAAACGCAGTGCCCCTGAAC GAATATGCGGAGCAGGTGCTCACCGTACCGGATGTGGTGGCCGAGGTGCGCAACAAGCGCCAGATTCGTCGCCTCTGCGTCCTGCCCTTCGACCTCCAGGTGCGCGAGCCTCGTCCGGAGAGCATTAAACACTGCGTGGAGTTCGCCAAGAAAACCGGAGACTATGCGAGTCTGTCGGGGATTGATCTGAAAGTGATCTCGCTCACCTACGAACTGGAAGCGGACAACGTGGGCACTGATCACCTGCGCCAGGAGCCCGTGATGGCACAGACCATTGCATCCAAGGAGAAGCCCGAGGAGATGCAGGATGCCAATAACAAGAGACTGGTCGGGTGGTACATGCCCGAGGGCgaagaggaggaagaggaCGAGGATTcagaagaggaagaagaggACTCACAGGAGGAGGATGCTGCCGAGGATGAGCAGGAAGGCGATGAATCCCAAGACACTGTTAAAGCCGCCATTGAAGCCCAGTTGGCTGGCAAGGAACCATTTTCCAGCGAGTCCATCCAAACGGAGGAGGAACCAGACCAGGAGCCCAGTCAGGAGGAGCTGGACAAGCTGTTCGAACAGCTCAAATGCGCACCCAGTGCCGAGGAAGAGCAAGAGCTGTCCGAACTGCTGGTCTCCCAGCCGGCCGAAGTAGATGAGGAGGTATCCGAGCCACAGGAAACACAACAGAGCCAAAATCTCGACGACGACGTGGGTGACGATGGCTGGATCACGCACTCAAACATCAAGAAGGCCAAGAAAGCGCTCGAGGGCAAGGTGGAAACGGACGAAGTGCCGCCCGTGGCCTGCATGACCACCGATTACGCCCTGCAGAACGTGCTCAAGCAGCTCAATCTCCACCTGGCCGCCCTCAACGGCCGCATCATCAAACAGCTGCGCACGTATATACTGCGATGCTATGCCTGCTACAGGACCACCAGCATCATGACCAAGGTGTTCTGCCCCAATTGTGGCAACAAGACACTGAAACGCGTTGCCGTCAGCCTGGACGAGAACGGTCGCCAGGTGATACACATCAATACGCGCCGTCCGCTGACCAACAAGTACAAGAACCAGAGTCTGCCGCGTTTCCACGGCGGCAAGCACTCAAGGAATCCCATCCTGTTCGAGGATCAGCCCATGCCCAGGCAGATGCCGTCGCGCGTGGCCAAGACCAAGACGAACGCTTTGGATCAGGATTACACGGCTGGATTCTCGCCCTTCGTGCTGCGCGACGTGGACTCCAAGTCCGCCATGCTGCGCTCCAAGGGCAACCTCAAGGAGTGGGCCAGGAACAACAATTTCGAGGAGGATCGCCGGCGCAAGAACTACAATCGCTTGTAcaaatag
- the LOC120456316 gene encoding NAD(P)H-hydrate epimerase: MSLICRGLGSSLRPILRALHPLLANENIEAQRSPLISKRFYAGKRREMDLKYLNQKEAIEVDQELFTEYKFSVDQLMELAGLSCAHAVAKCFPAEKHPRILVCCGPGNNGGDGLVAARHLSLMGYTPTIYYPKPTAKPLFENLSHQCQMMDICGVMECPSVATAASDYDLILDALFGFSFKPPVRADFVAVVELLQQTKLPIASVDIPSGWDVEKGKLTECDVEPALLISLTAPKLCARHFRGEHHYLGGRFVPPALQRKYGLNLPTYPGNELCVKL; the protein is encoded by the exons ATGAGCCTTATTTGCCGAGGACTTGGCTCGTCCTTGAGGCCCATTCTCCGCGCTCTCCACCCCCTGCTCGCCAACGAAAACATCGAAGCACAAAGGTCACCGCTGATAAGCAAGCGTTTTTACGCCGGCAAGAGAAGGGAGATGGATTTGAAGTATCTAAATCAAAAGGAGGCCATCGAGGTGGACCAGGAGCTCTTCACGGAGTACAAGTTCAGTGTGGATCAGCTAATGGAGCTGGCCGGCTTGAGTTGCGCCCACGCAGTGGCCAAATGCTTTCCAGCGGAGAAGCATCCGCGGATTCTCGTTTGCTGTGGACCGGGCAACAATGGTGGCGACGGCTTGGTGGCCGCCCGGCACCTCTCCTTGATGGGCTACACACCCACCATTTACTATCCAAAGCCGACGGCCAAGCCGCTCTTCGAGAACCTCAGCCACCAGTGCCAAATGATGGACATCTGCGGCGTGATGGAGTGTCCTTCGGTGGCGACTGCCGCCAGTGACTATGACCTCATACTGGACGCGCTCTTTGGATTCAGCTTCAAGCCGCCAGTGCGAGCGGACTTTGTCGCCGTCGTGGAACTGCTGCAGCAGACCAAATTGCCAATTGCCAG CGTGGACATACCAAGCGGCTGGGATGTGGAGAAGGGCAAACTGACTGAATGCGATGTGGAACCGGCTCTGCTCATTTCCCTGACTGCGCCCAAGCTTTGTGCCCGCCATTTCCGCGGAGAACATCACTACTTGGGCGGCAGATTCGTGCCGCCCGCTCTGCAGCGCAAATACGGACTGAATCTGCCTACTTATCCGGGCAACGAACTGTGCGTCAAGCTGTGA